ATCTATATGGTAATTCAAGATCATAGAAAAATAGGTAATAGGAACATAAGACTCATATGAAGACTTCCGAACCTTTTCAGCCAAAGCTGTAGATAATGCTTTTTGTCCAATTTCATCAGGTACATTTACACCAGCCCATCCAATCCATCTGGCATCAAACTCCTTCACCCCTTTAGAAGATAATAAGGCATCAGGTCCTATTGACTTCATTAGTAAAAActcaaatacattaattaaaagcAAACAATGGACAAAAAATGGGGTAAACATGCATTGTAATCTGCAAGAAATAATATACAGAAAAGCATagtacaaataattataaaacaGGATACATTGCAAACCAGCATATAATGTAACAGGAGTTGAAAGTTTGGTTAAGAAATAACTTTAGATATCACTCACCCAAAAGTGCACTGACTAGTCCTCCTACACTTATCTCAAGTTGCCATGAATCCTCACCCTTCCTAACTGCAGAGACTGGTAACCTGTTGGCAACCACCAATAAACGTTGTTTGGGAGGCCGTTCACCTCCATCAACCGCTTCTAAAAATGCTTCCTCGTTAAGTGGACCACTACTTTCAGCTTCCTTTGAAACTGAATCATTTGCAAAGTGCTCAGCTTCTTTGAGACCATCTGCTAACGCATCAGTTGGATTAAAAATCTTATTGAATTTCCGGAGCTCTCTATTGAGAAGAAGCCTTTCCAGTCTAGTTTTGGGTGTGAGAGGACTTGCGGGAGCAGTGTTATATTTGTTTCCTGGCACATGCTTGTTTTGCGAAGAAGCCTGCAATTTGCAAATTGCAATATTCCAGCACATTACATCTAATCCTTGACACATTCCATCTCTCACACAACAATTGCTTAGAGAACAAatgttgaccaaaaaaatgaattGTGCTCGAAGATACAAATACAAAGCATTTGCATTGTGCATAATGTTGCAAGCTATCTTCAACTACCAAAGTTTTCATTTCCTAATTCAAAAATTAAGGGAATCAACACCGTGGAACTTAGCAAAACCATCTTGCTAAGCAATCACTCACCCCTTAATCTATATATTATCAAACACacggaaatatggaattatttaagGATTCAGCGCAGGAAATTTCTAGAGATAGATAAATTTAATGGGACacacaaattaaaaagagaagaagaaagatATAGCTGTTAAACAGAACACGATCATTACTGGCCAttagagaaaaagaaaatgcaGAGACAAAAGAACTTTGACCCAAGCTCAAAAATCGATATAAAAATATAGCTCTCACATCAAGATAGCACATAAATTaagcccccccaaaaaaaaagtaGAGAAGAAAGCATATGAAATGATGCATTTGAACACCCATCTTCAAAATACTCAGCCCCAAACAAGTCTATTATTAAACAACGCCGAAAATATGCAATGATTTAATGATTCAGTGCGGGCATTTTAAGTAAATATAATGGgacaaaacaattaaaaatagaAGAAGAAATGTAGTGGATAAACAGAAGACGGTCATTACCGCTCATTAGAGAACAAGAAAATGCAGAGGCAAGAGAACTTCGACCCAAGCTTGAAAATGGATATGAAAATAAAGCTCAATCTAGATGGCAAAACCAAAGAGAAGAAAGCGTATGAAATGGTGTCTTAGAAAAACCATCTTAATATCTCTCGCTCAGAAAATTCACGAACATACCCcagggaaaaaaaaatatatatgatcGGTTCGTAGTCTCTGAGCCAAACGGCTTTACAATCTTTACAATAACCCATATATAATGGCATGCATCGGAACCACTCAACCAAGCGATACTCAAAAACCAGAGCAGAAACAGCACAAAGACAACGAACTAGATATTTTAAGAAATCGAAACAAAATCTATGAGTGAACAAACAAAATATCCAAAACCAGATAACAACATGAACAACCCATTTTATTGAACCAAAACATGAAGAACCCAATATCCAAAAAAcacaaaaaagagaagaaaaatccaTTCGCTTATTACCATGTTGTGGAGAAAAATGCAGATCTCCAAAGAAGGCTTAACATTCAAGGAGAAATTGAAAAGAGTGAGCAATCATGAGGTTTTGCAGTAGAAGAAGCGAGTAAAAGGGCCACATGGAGACGAGAGAGCAACTTGGCGAGGCGATATTTTAGGGGGGCTGTGGTGTGTGAGAGATTAGAGAAAAATCTACACATATGTATAAGGAGGCGATGGTGATCAGAAagggagggaaaaaaaaaaaagatttaatccaaaaatcaaaagaaatctGTGCTGGCAGAAGAGTGTGTGAATTGAATGAATGAGATTTAGAGGATATGCAAAAATGAAGTGGCATTGGCCATGCACCTCTGAACGCCAAAATTCAAATAAGTTTGCAACTTATAGTGGAGTGGGAAAATAACTTTGCTCATCCTCAGACCCCACCATGGAATTAAGATATTTGAggcttttttctttcttctatgCTCCACCATTGAATTATTCTATTGCATACGGGGATTTGTTTTAttcatgttatatatatatatatatatatataataatttaattgatataaattgtgaattttatttattattgggCTGAGTCGGACAAACGAGGTGAACGAGTGAGTTATAATAATATCTTGCAATAAATGAGATGAACTTATTTGAGTAATGATTAATCATTACTGTCAGATTAAATTAGATAATTAAATAGCTAATTTTTATATTCCtcgaaattttttttataattttaaaatgcaaGGCTTTCAACAAAtaattaaatcttttttttttttaaatctcacGCCATGAGCGTGTGGAAAAGAAAGGGTACACACGCCATGGGAGTGGGCATgagctgaaaaattaaaaatgcaGCGCGTACGAGCGTACAATTTGTTCAAAGATCTTGCTCCAATTCCAATAAAAGTTAATCCGTATCTTTTGTTTTCACCTCAACAATTTTTCTTCACCAccatcatataaaaaaaaaaaaaaaaacacacacacattttcattataattattaattataataaattttatattgattttataataatattatatataataatttcattaaataaaaattctTTATTACAAGATGATTTTAAGTATGAAATCGATCAATACAAACTAATTTAAATTTAGATGTTATTAATTGATATTATTATTAGATATAATCTATGAGCAATTGGGATTTTTTAGAAGGAAAAATAGTCTAAAACAAAGGTATAAGACATTTTTATAATATTGAATTATCTagtaaataaatttattgaagatttaaaagctacatatataaataattattttaatttgaatatccAAATTGAGTTCACggagaatttaaaattttcaaatagtgAGAAACACTTTTCATTCAATGGTAATTTGAAGATGCAAATTTACTTCTTCTTGCCTCCACTGAACTGTTAAATTGTTCTTACCGTGTAGAGAATCAGGCTTCAACAAGGCCCACTTTGGGCTTTGGCTCTGTCGAATATTAGGTAAATATGGGCCGTCCACTTCTCTCCATTTAATCACAGAAGTCACGTCTCCCAACTCGTCAACTGAAAATCCTTCGCCGTCTGATAATTTCAAAGCCAATGTACCGGATTAATCCACCGCTAGCTCCCTctttcctcttcctcttcctccttctcaccaccaccaccagtttCGCTCCATCCTCCCTTTTCAGCTCTTACTCCCAATACAAAACAGTTGTCTCCCTCTCCCATTCCCTCCTCATACGCGTGTCCAACCTGCGTGCTGAACGCGGCGACATAGCCGGCGCAAATCGTGCGAAGCTAATAGCTCAGAAGTTGGAGAAAGGGTTAGGATCTGGTTTCTGGAGTTTGGCGTGGTCGGTAGGGTGGGATTATGCAAAAAACTACGCGTGGAGGGAATTGGATTATACGGAGCTGTACGGCATCGTTTCGGACTTAAATGAGTTGGCTAGGTTTTTGGCCCAGTTAACTAGGGCAGAATCGCAGGTGGAGAGAGTCTCTTGGGTTGCGAGAAACTACAGTGATGTCGTAAGAATTGCTAAGtcggtgttaaaaaggtttatcCACGTGTTTAATCGATC
The Hevea brasiliensis isolate MT/VB/25A 57/8 chromosome 18, ASM3005281v1, whole genome shotgun sequence genome window above contains:
- the LOC110646703 gene encoding uncharacterized protein LOC110646703, giving the protein MYRINPPLAPSFLFLFLLLTTTTSFAPSSLFSSYSQYKTVVSLSHSLLIRVSNLRAERGDIAGANRAKLIAQKLEKGLGSGFWSLAWSVGWDYAKNYAWRELDYTELYGIVSDLNELARFLAQLTRAESQVERVSWVARNYSDVVRIAKSVLKRFIHVFNRSEALKEVAEAVQREVVDGGLLRDCLELGSNDLKGLVQIVKDLASQFYSTSDHNSEL